The Rhinoderma darwinii isolate aRhiDar2 chromosome 9, aRhiDar2.hap1, whole genome shotgun sequence sequence cgcctccctccctctcgcccccctctcgcctccctccctctcgcccccctctcgcctccctccctctcgcccccctctcgcctccctccctctcgcccccctctcgcctccctccctctcgcccccctctcgcctccctccctctcgcccccctctcgcctccctccctctcgcctccctccctctcgcctccctccctctcgcctccctccctctcgcccccctctcgcctccctccctctcgcctccctctcgcccccctctcgcctccctccctctcgcctccctccctctcgcctccctccctctcgcctccctccctctcgcctccctccctctcgcctccctctcgcctccctccctctcgcctccctccctctcgcctccctccctctcgcctccctccctctcgcctccctccctctcgcctccctccctctcgcccccctctcgcctccctccctctcgcccccctctcgcctccctccctctcgcccccctctcgcctccctccctctcgcccccctctcgcctccctccctctcgccccCCTCTCGCCCCCCTCTCGCCTCCCCCCCTCTCGCCTCCCCCCCTCTCGCCTCCccccctctcgcctccctccctctcgcccccctctcgcccccctctcgcctccctccctctcgcccccctctcgcctccctccctctcgcctccctccctctcgcctccctccctctcgcctccctccctctcgcctccctccctctcgcctccctccctctcgcctccctccctctcgccccctctcgcctccctccctctcgcccccctctcgcctccctccctctcgcccTCTCGCCCCCCCCGCTCCCCCCCCGCTCCCTCCCTCTCGCTCCCTCCCCCCCGCTCCCTCCCTctcgctccctccctccctctcgctccctccctccctctcgctccctccctctcgctccctccctctcgcctccctccctctcgcccccctctcgcccccccccccccgctccctccctctcgcccccccccccgctccctcCCTCTCGCCCCCCCCCGCTCCCTCCCTCTCGCCCCCCCCCGCTCCCTCCCTCTCGTCCCCCCTGCTCCCTCCCTCTCGCCCCCCCCCGCTCCCTCCCTCTCGCCCCCCCCGCTCCCTCCCCCCCGCTCTCTCCCCCCCGCTCCCTCCCCCTCGCTCCCTCCCCCTCGCTCCCTCCCCCTCGCTCCCTCCCCCTCGCTCCCTCCCTCTCGCTCCCTCCCTCTCGCTCCCTCCCTCTCGCTCCCTCCCTCTCGCTCCCTCCCTCTCGCTCCCTCCCTCTCGCTCCCTCCCTCTCGCCCCCTCCCTCTCGCCCCCTCCCTCTCGCCCCCTCCCTCTCGCCCCCTCCCTCTCGCCCGCTCCCTCCCTCTCGCCCCCCCGCTCCCTCTCGGCCTCCCCCCTCCGCTCCCTCTTGCTGACGGTCTCTTGTTTTCCAGGCTGGCGGCAGCTGGGATCTGGCGGATCTTGGCAATGATGAACGTAAACAGAAATTCCTGAGGCTCATGGGGGCTGGAAAGGTGAGAGAATGGGAAAAGCGGAATTGGGGTTCAAATGCTTCGCAATCCCCTGCGACTACCCGTTATTAATGTCTGCTCCGCCATCACTCCGAGGAACTTGTGTCCATGTAAAGACGATGCTGCGACATCTTTACCCGCACACATGGAGGTGGCGAACAACACGTAAGACGATGGTGGATATCTGCACGGTGCATCAGAGCTCCGGGGGGAGGGGCACAGGACAGGCTGCGggcagggagaggggggctgcgggcagggagaggggggctgcgggcagggtGAGGGGCACAGATCCTTAGTTAGAGGTGGGGGTGCAGTAAATGTCTTGTGacacttctctctctctttttatcAATGATTTTCAGCTGCTTTTGATTTCCAGAAAGAACACACGGGACGTCTCGTCATTGGAGACCACAAATCCACGTCTCACTTCAGGTCAGGTAAGGAGTCGGGAGGAGATGATGTTCTGGGGTGACGCTCCTGTTTTACGCTCTTTTGCTGCTTGCCGGCTGTCTCGTCTCGCCGGCTGTCTCTTGTCTCGCCGGCTGTCTCTTGTCTCGCCGGCTGTCTCTTGTCTCGCCGGCTGTGGTCTGCTGATGGGACGTTGTTCTGCTCCACCATCGGACATGACTTGGATTGGCAGCCTCTGTGCAGCCCCCGTCATTGTGGCGGTGACGGCTTCACCTTCTGTCTGCAGCTGCAGCCCCCCCATTATTAGGGGGTCTTTTCGGAGTGGTGTCATGTTGGCGGCTGCTGCAGTAGATCTGTCCGTCCATTATTAGGGGGTCTTCTCGTGGTGGGGTCATGTTGGCGGCTGCTGCAGTAGATCTGTCCGTCCTCCATCATTAGGGGGTCTTCTCGGAGTGGGGTCATGTTGGCGGCTGCTGCCGTAGATCTGTCCGTCCTCCATCATTAGGGGGTCTTCTCGGAGTGGGGTCTTGTTGGTGGCTGCTGCAGTGGATCTGTCCGTCCTCCATCATTAGGGGGTCTTCTCGGGGTGGGGTCATGTTGGCGGCTGCAGTAGATCTGTCCGTCCTCCATCATTAGGGGGTCTTCTCGGGGTGGGGTCATGTTGGCGGCTGCAGTAGATCTGTCCGTCCTCCATCATTAGGGGGTCTTCTCAGAGTGGGGTCTTGTTGGTGGCTGCTGCAGTGGATCTGTCCGTCCTCCATTATTAGGGGGTCTTCTCGGAGTGGGGTCTTGTTGGTGGCTGCTGCAGTAGATCTGTCCGTCCTCCATCATTAGGGGGTCTTCTCGGAGTGGGGTCATGTTGGCGGCTGCTGCCGTAGATCTGTCCGTCCTCCATCATTAGGGGGTCTTCTCGGAGTGGGGTCTTGTTGGTGGCTGCTGCAGTGGATCTGTCCGTCCTCCATCATTAGGGGGTCTTCTCGGGGTGGGGTCATGTTGGCGGCTGCAGTAGATCTGTCCGTCCTCCATCATTAGGGGGTCTTCTCGGAGTGGGGTCTTGTTGGTGGCTGCTGCAGTAGATCTGTCCGTCCTCCATCATTAGGGGGTCTTCTCAGAGTGGGGTCTTGTTGGTGGCTGCTGCAGTGGATCTGTCCGTCCTCCATTATTAGGGGGTCTTCTCAGAGTTGGGTCTTGTTGGCGGCTGCTGCAGTGGATCTGTTCGTATCTTCAGCGCTTCCATTACTTGATTACGAGGATCTTCTGCTTCCACAGGGGACGAGGATCGGAAGATGAACGATGAATTGGAGCATCAGTTCCAGCAGAGCATGGACTGCACCATGTCCGGGAGAAACCGGCGGCACTGCGGGCTCGGGTTCAGTGAGGTAAGTGCTGGTGGAGTGGACTGCGTTGTACTAAGTGACCGTATTAATGGCAGATGTGCCGAGAAAGGGCGGAGGATGCGAGTGAATACGGTGACCCGCCGTTATTCCGCGTCCTCGTCCTCACGGCCGCTGGGTTCTCCGATATTTCAAGTCGTTTTTTNNNNNNNNNNNNNNNNNNNNNNNNNNNNNNNNNNNNNNNNNNNNNNNNNNNNNNNNNNNNNNNNNNNNNNNNNNNNNNNNNNNNNNNNNNNNNNNNNNNNNNNNNNNNNNNNNNNNNNNNNNNNNNNNNNNNNNNNNNNNNNNNNNNNNNNNNNNNNNNNNNNNNNNNNNNNNNNNNNNNNNNNNNNNNNNNNNNNNNNNGAGGAGGGGGCTGAGGATTATAGGAGGAGGGGGCTGAGGATTATAGGAGGAGGGGGCTGAGGATTATAGGAGGAGGGGGCTGAGGATTACAGGGAGGGGTTTCTATTATTCAGGGGCCAGCGCTCGTTAACAGACAGAGATTGTTCCCTTGTAATCGGCATCATTCATCATCTGAGCCTCTCTCGGCAGTGACCGCCAGTAATGCCGCGCCCCTGGCACCTGGCTGCAGTACAAACCCACACCAGAGAGATAAAGAATTCTCCTTTATGATGTTTCCAGTTTATTGGGTTTCTGGACATACATTAGAAGCACCGAGCTCATATTAACATCGTCTCCAAAAGGATCTGACAAGTAGCAACTCCAGAATAAAAAACGGAAGCGCTGCCTACGCCATATAATACAGGACGGCAATTAttgctcaggggtgaggatggaatGAAGAATAATGAGACTGCGGGGAGCGTCACATACGCAGCGCTGAACCTTTATAATGGATCAATCTGATCACCTCTTCTATGACCAGACGAATTTGTGTCACTTATATTAATAAAAGGAGTCAGTGACATCATAGACAATGCAGCCTatcagagcagcggtgacatcatagACAATGCAGCCTatcagagcagcggtgacatcatagACAATGCAGCCTatcagagcagcggtgacatcatagACAATGCAGCCTatcagagcagcggtgacatcatagACAATGCAGCCTatcagagcagcggtgacatcatagacaatgcagcctatccattcactatagagcagcggtgacattactgagaatgcagcctatccattcactagagagcagcggtgacatcactgagaatgcagcctatccattcaccagagagcagcggtgacatcactgagaatgcagcctatccattcactagagagcagcggtgacatcactgagaatgcagcctatccattcactagagaacagcggtgacatcactgagaatgcagcctatccattcactagagagcagcggtgacatcactgagaatgcagcctatccactcactagaaaGCAGCGGTGAcagcactgagaatgcagcctatccgttcactagagagcagcagtgacatcatagacaatgcagcctatccattcactagagagcagcggtgacatcactgagaatgcagcctatccattcactagacagCAGCAGTAACATCCCTGAGAATacggcctatccattcactagagagcagcggtgacatcactgagaatgcagcctatccattcactagagagcagcggtgacatcactgagaatacagcctatccattcactatagagcagcggtgacattactgagaatgcagcctatccattcaccagagagcagcggtgacatcactgagaatgcagcctatccattcactagagagcagcggtgacatcactgagaatgcagcctatccattcactagagagcagcggtgacatcactgagaatgccgccTAGCCATTCTCTAGAGATCAGCGGTGACACCACTGAGAATgctgcctatccattcactagagagcagcagtgacattactgagaatgcagcctatccatccactagagagcagtggtgacatcatagacaatgcagcctatccattcactagagagcagcagtgacatcatagacaatgcagcctatccattcactagagagcagcggtgacatcatagacaatgcagcctatccattcactagagagcagcggtgacatcactgagaatgcagcctatccattcactatagagcagcggtgacattactgagaatgcagcctatccattcactagagagcagcagtgacatcatagacaatgcagcctatccattcactagagagcagcagtgacatcatagacaatgcagcctatccattcactagagagcagcggtgacatcatagacaatgcagcctatccattcactagagagcagcggtgacatcactgagaatgcagcctatccattcactatagagcagcggtgacattactgagaatgcagcctatccattcactagagagcagcggtgacattactgagaatacagcctatccattcactagagagcagcggtgacattactgagaatacagcctatccattcactagagagcagcggtgacatcactgagaatgccgcctatccattcactagagagcagcggtgacatcactgagaatgcagcctatccattcactatagagcagcggtgacattactgagaatgcagcctatcactagagagcagcggtgacgtaATAATCATACAGCATAGCGGCCATTACTAGACACATCACTGGATGGAGAAGCTGCGACCGTGTCATCAATGCGGAGCTGGTAAATGAATGGCGGTCAGTCAACGTAAAAGAGAGGCGG is a genomic window containing:
- the C9H11orf58 gene encoding small acidic protein; the protein is MSRKSEDRDPRRGRKRVTQSQEDEAGGSWDLADLGNDERKQKFLRLMGAGKKEHTGRLVIGDHKSTSHFRSGDEDRKMNDELEHQFQQSMDCTMSGRNRRHCGLGFSEVSAGGVDCVVLSDRINGRCAEKGRRMRVNTVTRRYSASSSSRPLGSPIFQVVFFYWVSGHTLEAPSSY